From Apium graveolens cultivar Ventura chromosome 9, ASM990537v1, whole genome shotgun sequence, the proteins below share one genomic window:
- the LOC141686298 gene encoding uncharacterized protein LOC141686298: protein MEKAFELAEVKDDKKAQYTSYYLKDESSYWWESSKAFLEGEVVTWEKFTKMFLEKYLPIYMQDQLKMRILNLRQEDMTVTEYEVKFSELARFVHEYVNTKAKKAKRFQQRLKPWILSQVALLEIRTYAALKGQYSTGCPSGAGKPEMACFKYGEVGHMERNCKEPVQKENVLRIARPAPPSTPAGQPRARTFNMTMKDAVQNVDVVAGCEAYLAHVKDVETESFRIEDISVVKDFHDVFPDKLTGLPADREIEFTIDLAPGTKPVSKAPYRMAPVEMQGLATKLEELLSKGLIRPSLKGATYFSKIDLRSGYH, encoded by the exons ATGGAGAaggcttttgagttagcagaagttaaggatgataagaagGCGCAGTATACGAGTTATTATCTTAAGGATGAGTCTAGTTACTGGTGGGAATCTTCCAAGGCATTTCTTGAAGGAGAAGTTGTAACCTGGGAAAAGTTTACAAAGatgtttttagagaagtatttgccaatttatatgcaagaccagttgAAAATGAGGATTCTGAATCTTAGACAAGAAGACATGACGGTGAcggaatatgaggtgaagttttcagAGTTAGCCAGATTTGTGCATGAGTACGTGAATACGAAAGCTAAGAAGGCCAAAAGATTTCAACAAAGGCTTAAGCCATGGATTCTAAGTCAAGTGGCTCTTCTGGAGATAAGGACTTATGCTGCTTTG AAAGGACAATACTCAACAGGATGCCCAAGCGGTGCAGGAAAGCCAGAAATGGCTTGTTTCAAGTATGGAGAGGTAGGCCATATGGAAAGGAACtgtaaggagcctgttcagaaggagAATGTGCTTAGAATTGCTAGACCAGCACCACCATCAACACCAGCAGGCCAGCCAAGGGCAAGAACATtcaacatgaccatgaaagatgCAGTGCAGAATgtggatgtggtagcag gatgcgaagcttatttggctcatgtaaAGGATGTAGAGACGGAATCCTTTAGAATTGAAGATATTTCGGTAGTTAAGGATTTTCACGATGTGTTCCCAGATAAATTAACTGGACTACCTGCAGATCGAGAGAttgagtttacgattgatttagCTCCGGGAACgaaaccagtttcgaaagctccctatcgaatggcgcctgttgagatgcAGGGATTAGCGACAAAATTGGAAGAACTATTAAGCAAAGGATTAATTCgcccaagt ctgaaaggagctaccTATTTCTCGAAGATAGATTTAAGATCTGGATACCATtag